The genomic interval AATAAAAAGAGCGGTTGCCAAGTGAGACAAAGAAGGGGTTTCATGGAAGGTTACCAAACCTGACCAAGAAACCCCTATGAAACAGATTAACTTACTTCGTAACACCCTGAAACCCTGATTAGGTTGGCACAGAGCCAGACTCAGTTTCTTGTTCTTGGCTCTATCCCTGATTGCCCTATTGAGAGTGACTCGTTCCCCGGAATTGAATTCCGGGGCTTGCGAGTCACCGTTGGTGAAAACCATCAACTTAACCGAAGTACGGCATGAGCTATGGTTCAAAACTTTCCCCTTTCCCATGAGGCAATAAAAAGTTTCTGTCAACGCTGGCAGATTACGGAATTTACTTTGTTCGGTTCGGTATTGCGTCACGATTTTAACGCTGAAAGTGATATTGATGTATTAGTTACGTTTGATGCCAAT from Cyanobacteria bacterium GSL.Bin1 carries:
- a CDS encoding DNA polymerase subunit beta — protein: MVQNFPLSHEAIKSFCQRWQITEFTLFGSVLRHDFNAESDIDVLVTFDANFQRGLNETLQIQEELETLLGREVDLIIKSAIAQGTQLEVRQFAA